A stretch of the Polyangiaceae bacterium genome encodes the following:
- the sctR gene encoding type III secretion system export apparatus subunit SctR, with protein sequence MNAPDDLLGRPLALVVALALVSLLPFAFMTLTAFVKISTVLQIVRGAIGAQNVPSNTVIMALAGALTLLAMAPVGSRIHDRAKPLLEGDKVADTSAFVKGALDATREPMRDFLKANASERELTRFYEIAKAARPEAERKDVGRTDLVIIIPAFVVTELIEAFALGFAIYLPFLIIDLVVSNVLLALGMQMMNPSQVSLPFKLLLFVAIDGWGLLAQALVTGYRVS encoded by the coding sequence GTGAACGCTCCCGACGATCTCCTGGGGCGTCCGCTCGCGCTGGTCGTCGCGCTGGCGCTGGTCTCGCTCCTGCCGTTCGCCTTCATGACGCTGACGGCGTTCGTGAAGATCTCCACGGTGCTCCAGATCGTCCGCGGCGCCATCGGTGCGCAGAACGTGCCGTCGAACACCGTGATCATGGCGCTGGCCGGCGCGCTCACGCTGCTCGCCATGGCACCGGTGGGCTCGCGCATCCACGACCGCGCCAAGCCCTTGCTCGAAGGCGACAAGGTCGCGGACACCAGCGCCTTCGTGAAGGGGGCTCTGGACGCGACTCGCGAGCCCATGCGGGACTTCCTGAAGGCGAATGCCTCGGAGCGAGAGCTCACCCGCTTCTACGAGATCGCCAAGGCGGCCCGGCCGGAGGCCGAGCGCAAGGACGTGGGGCGGACCGACCTGGTCATCATCATCCCGGCCTTCGTCGTGACCGAGCTGATCGAGGCGTTCGCGCTCGGGTTCGCCATCTACCTGCCCTTCCTGATCATCGACCTGGTGGTGTCGAACGTGCTCCTGGCCCTGGGCATGCAGATGATGAACCCGAGCCAGGTCAGCCTGCCGTTCAAGCTGCTCTTGTTCGTGGCCATCGACGGCTGGGGCCTCCTGGCCCAGGCCCTGGTGACCGGCTACCGGGTGAGCTGA
- a CDS encoding ATP-binding cassette domain-containing protein, protein MISANALSKRFGSTRALDKVSFEVRRGEVVGFLGPNGAGKSTTMRILTCYISPTTGTAKVHGHDVFDDPLAVRQTLGYLPQRAPLYTDMNVYEYLQFAAQIRGLDEGTFKNRLKKVVEVCGLGQSLGKTISTLSHGYRQRVGLGQALIHDPPILILDEPTSDLDPNEKAEVLKYIKEIGKDRTILLSTHNLGEVEEACARAIIVSKGRVVADGPLDDIRAKTGRVRYILTVDETRAEAGNKPPKAIEIEEALGRLDGASAIRELPTDETAHKFELSGAQDSDLRAEIFRLVVAKNWTLLELRRDAQSLDAVFRDLTRGDERLDRGGDWEDEDEDESDEDDSEEEESEEEESEEEESDEDDSEEEESDEDDSEEEESDEDDEDEDEDDEEEPSERKKK, encoded by the coding sequence ATGATCTCTGCGAACGCGCTCTCGAAGCGCTTCGGGAGCACCCGCGCCCTCGACAAGGTGAGCTTCGAGGTCCGGCGTGGCGAGGTAGTGGGCTTTCTGGGTCCGAACGGGGCCGGCAAGTCCACGACGATGCGCATTCTGACCTGCTACATCTCGCCGACCACGGGCACCGCCAAGGTCCACGGGCACGACGTGTTCGACGACCCGCTGGCGGTGCGGCAGACCCTCGGCTACCTGCCGCAGCGCGCGCCGCTCTACACGGACATGAACGTGTACGAGTACCTGCAGTTCGCGGCGCAGATCCGCGGGCTCGACGAGGGCACGTTCAAGAACCGCCTGAAGAAGGTGGTGGAGGTGTGCGGCCTGGGGCAGTCGCTTGGCAAGACCATCTCCACGCTGTCCCACGGCTACCGGCAGCGCGTCGGGTTGGGTCAGGCGCTGATCCACGACCCGCCGATCCTGATCCTGGACGAGCCCACCAGCGACTTGGATCCGAACGAGAAGGCGGAGGTGCTGAAGTACATCAAGGAGATCGGCAAGGACCGCACGATTCTCCTCAGCACCCACAACTTGGGCGAGGTCGAGGAGGCCTGCGCCCGCGCCATCATCGTGAGCAAGGGGCGCGTCGTGGCGGACGGCCCGCTCGACGACATCCGCGCCAAGACCGGCCGTGTCCGCTACATCCTGACCGTGGACGAGACCCGGGCGGAGGCCGGCAACAAGCCGCCGAAGGCCATCGAGATCGAGGAGGCGCTCGGACGTCTGGACGGCGCCAGCGCCATCCGCGAGCTTCCGACCGACGAGACGGCCCACAAGTTCGAGCTCTCCGGCGCTCAGGACTCGGACTTGCGCGCCGAGATCTTTCGGCTGGTGGTGGCCAAGAACTGGACCCTGCTGGAGCTCCGGCGCGACGCGCAGAGCCTGGACGCGGTCTTCCGCGACCTCACCCGTGGGGACGAGAGGCTCGACCGCGGCGGCGACTGGGAGGACGAGGACGAGGACGAGTCCGACGAGGACGACTCCGAGGAAGAAGAGTCCGAGGAAGAAGAGTCCGAGGAAGAAGAGTCCGACGAGGACGACTCCGAGGAAGAAGAGTCCGACGAGGACGACTCCGAGGAAGAAGAGTCCGACGAGGACGACGAAGACGAAGACGAAGACGACGAGGAAGAGCCCTCGGAGAGGAAGAAGAAGTAG
- a CDS encoding flagellar biosynthetic protein FliO gives MSPLTKYVIETLVTLLCVIALAVLVLYGARRLGVGRPAGPVTLVGRLPLDGRRAIYLVRVGKTVYVVGASEAGLAKLGEVPDVGLELESEVPAPAAFKEVLARVVKKPAAGDEETS, from the coding sequence ATGAGCCCGCTCACGAAATACGTGATCGAGACGCTGGTCACGCTGCTCTGCGTGATCGCGCTGGCGGTGCTCGTCCTGTACGGCGCGCGGCGCCTGGGCGTGGGGCGCCCGGCGGGGCCGGTGACGCTGGTGGGGCGGTTGCCGCTCGACGGCCGCCGCGCCATCTACCTGGTTCGCGTCGGCAAGACCGTCTACGTCGTCGGCGCGAGCGAAGCGGGGCTGGCGAAGCTCGGCGAGGTACCGGACGTGGGGCTCGAGCTCGAGAGCGAGGTGCCGGCCCCCGCCGCGTTCAAGGAAGTGCTCGCCCGGGTGGTGAAGAAGCCGGCGGCCGGCGACGAGGAGACCTCGTGA
- a CDS encoding sterol desaturase family protein: MGEELLSEVAQGVLEPLLSLVTATKRVYLPFLLGAGLVASLVWALKLRGRVSLLSFLFPKRIWLHASALLDYRLMFVRALLSALILWPFVVSSMEVALALSRRLGAALGPGPFRGAEEWVSLAVFTIAGFLAEDFARYLVHRLAHRVPVLWELHKVHHSAEVLTPFTVYRTHPFESVLMRAGAALGVGVAAGLVSWGFGGRVAAWQILGVHAIGFIWNLAGSNLRHSHVWVSYGRALEHLLISPAQHQIHHSDDPRHHDRNFGSTLAIWDWLGGSLYVPRGREAIRFGLPPELQNHRPTVASVLLSPLRAALGRLRA, translated from the coding sequence ATGGGCGAAGAGCTGCTCTCCGAGGTCGCGCAAGGCGTGCTGGAGCCGCTGCTCTCGCTCGTCACCGCCACCAAGCGCGTGTATCTGCCCTTCTTGCTCGGCGCGGGGCTGGTCGCCAGCCTGGTCTGGGCGCTGAAGCTGCGTGGCCGCGTTTCGCTGCTCTCGTTCCTCTTCCCCAAGCGGATCTGGCTCCACGCCTCTGCGCTGCTCGATTACCGGCTGATGTTCGTGCGCGCGCTGCTCTCGGCGCTCATCTTGTGGCCGTTCGTCGTCTCCTCGATGGAGGTTGCCCTTGCCTTGTCGCGCCGGCTCGGCGCCGCGCTCGGTCCCGGACCGTTTCGAGGCGCCGAGGAGTGGGTGTCACTGGCCGTCTTCACCATCGCCGGCTTCCTGGCCGAGGACTTCGCGCGTTACCTGGTGCATCGCCTCGCGCACCGCGTACCGGTGCTCTGGGAGCTGCACAAGGTGCACCACTCGGCAGAGGTGCTCACGCCCTTCACCGTGTACCGAACCCACCCCTTCGAGAGCGTGCTGATGCGCGCCGGCGCCGCGCTCGGGGTGGGCGTGGCCGCGGGCCTGGTCAGCTGGGGCTTTGGTGGTCGGGTCGCCGCCTGGCAGATCCTGGGTGTTCACGCCATCGGCTTCATCTGGAACCTGGCAGGCTCGAACCTGCGGCACTCCCACGTCTGGGTCTCCTACGGCCGCGCGCTCGAGCACTTGCTCATCAGCCCCGCGCAGCACCAGATCCACCACAGCGACGACCCGCGCCATCACGACCGGAACTTCGGCTCGACGCTGGCCATCTGGGACTGGCTCGGCGGCTCCCTCTACGTGCCGCGTGGCCGCGAGGCGATCCGATTCGGGCTGCCCCCGGAGCTTCAGAACCACCGCCCGACCGTAGCGTCCGTGCTGCTGTCACCGCTCAGGGCGGCGCTGGGTCGGCTCCGGGCCTGA
- a CDS encoding SGNH/GDSL hydrolase family protein: protein MRFGVLGSMLLGLFLFACGSSDDGGGGGSGGTGGSGAASGGGGGGVSGSSGAGGNGGAGGNGGSSGGGGSAGAGGTPGVPALRFIGRTDESQAGQTHFAWSGSGVAFRFSGTEASVEMDDPAQFFTVLVDGQVQPTLATSSGLKKYPVAQGLAAGEHEVWLFRRTEASFGPTRFYGVDLGAGALLAPPAEAKRKIEVIGDSISCGYGNEGADQNCNFSADTENHYLTYGAIAARDLGADLVTVAWSGKGVIYNYGDDKKDPLPAVYDRAIPTNASSTWDFSWQPDVVVINLGTNDFSTDGDPSDAEFTGAYQAFLTHLRTKYPNAQLVALIPTLLSGSDLTTAKTYIEKAVAARKTAGDAKVGAVTLSFTQDGWGCDWHPSLKTHASMGAALGAELQKLMGW from the coding sequence ATGCGCTTCGGGGTCCTCGGGTCGATGTTGCTCGGTCTCTTCCTCTTTGCCTGCGGGTCGTCGGACGATGGCGGCGGTGGCGGTAGCGGCGGGACGGGAGGTTCTGGCGCCGCGAGCGGCGGCGGCGGTGGTGGCGTGAGCGGCAGCAGCGGTGCGGGCGGCAACGGTGGCGCGGGCGGCAACGGCGGCTCGAGCGGCGGCGGCGGCAGCGCCGGCGCGGGCGGCACCCCGGGAGTGCCCGCGCTGCGCTTCATCGGCCGCACGGACGAGAGTCAGGCGGGCCAGACGCACTTCGCGTGGTCCGGCAGCGGCGTGGCGTTCCGGTTCTCCGGTACGGAGGCGTCCGTCGAGATGGACGACCCCGCGCAGTTCTTCACCGTGCTGGTGGACGGACAGGTGCAGCCGACGCTCGCCACGTCCAGTGGGCTGAAGAAGTACCCGGTGGCTCAGGGGCTGGCGGCCGGCGAGCACGAGGTCTGGCTGTTCCGGCGCACCGAGGCATCGTTCGGTCCGACGCGCTTCTACGGCGTCGATCTCGGCGCCGGCGCGCTGCTCGCGCCGCCCGCGGAGGCCAAGCGCAAGATCGAGGTCATCGGCGACTCGATCAGCTGCGGCTACGGCAACGAAGGCGCGGACCAGAACTGCAACTTCAGCGCCGACACCGAGAACCACTACCTGACCTACGGCGCCATCGCGGCCCGGGATCTCGGCGCCGATTTGGTGACCGTGGCCTGGTCCGGCAAGGGCGTGATCTACAACTACGGCGACGACAAGAAAGACCCGCTGCCGGCCGTCTATGATCGCGCCATCCCCACGAATGCGAGCAGCACCTGGGACTTTTCTTGGCAGCCGGACGTGGTGGTGATCAACCTGGGCACCAACGACTTCTCCACCGACGGCGACCCGAGTGACGCCGAGTTCACCGGCGCGTACCAGGCTTTCTTGACGCACTTGCGCACGAAGTACCCGAACGCCCAGCTCGTGGCGCTGATCCCCACGCTGCTCTCCGGCAGCGATCTGACCACCGCCAAGACCTACATCGAGAAGGCCGTGGCCGCGCGCAAGACGGCGGGTGACGCCAAGGTCGGCGCCGTCACGCTCAGCTTCACCCAGGACGGCTGGGGGTGTGACTGGCACCCCAGTCTGAAGACGCACGCCTCGATGGGCGCCGCGCTCGGCGCGGAGCTCCAGAAGCTCATGGGCTGGTGA
- a CDS encoding DUF4340 domain-containing protein encodes MALSTENKLMIAVGVLAVLGGAVYMQNKKQKEEAQSYTAEGRKAELPKLEISEEQTKGIDKIVLSKPPGDAGKGVEVTLVKKGENWEVSAPVTAAANQTNVTSLLGNLKTLKISEEIDPSAAAYDKFGVADGKALHATFFKGADKVTELWFGDSGSRGQMTRVAGRDGVYSIKGYSSFLYDRELKDWRDRTVFKFDEEKVKAVDITNENGTFSFAVAGGSKAEGDAGAKDAKWTGKFKGAKDPAAKAIERFDDAKVKDAIRAYKGLNADNFAEGKTDADTGLDKPSATITFTLEDGAKRTLHIGKSAEGSSKWAKVEGSSETISVGSWAADWATGKLDKFQKPDPKKGDAGAEPPDMPGMGMPPGMGMPPGMGMPPGMGHGPDDGHGH; translated from the coding sequence ATGGCTCTCAGTACCGAAAACAAGCTGATGATCGCCGTAGGTGTGCTCGCCGTGCTCGGCGGGGCAGTCTACATGCAGAACAAGAAGCAGAAGGAAGAGGCTCAGAGCTACACGGCCGAAGGCCGCAAGGCCGAGCTGCCGAAGCTCGAGATCAGCGAGGAGCAGACCAAGGGCATCGACAAGATCGTGCTCTCGAAGCCGCCCGGGGACGCCGGCAAGGGCGTGGAGGTGACGCTGGTCAAGAAGGGCGAAAACTGGGAGGTCTCCGCTCCGGTCACCGCGGCGGCGAACCAGACCAACGTGACCAGCCTGCTCGGCAACCTGAAGACGCTGAAGATCAGCGAAGAGATCGACCCTTCGGCCGCCGCCTACGACAAGTTCGGCGTGGCCGACGGCAAGGCCTTGCACGCGACCTTCTTCAAGGGCGCCGACAAGGTCACCGAGCTCTGGTTCGGCGACAGCGGCTCGCGCGGGCAGATGACCCGCGTCGCCGGCCGCGACGGCGTCTACTCGATCAAGGGCTACTCGAGCTTCCTCTACGATCGCGAGCTCAAGGACTGGCGCGACCGCACGGTGTTCAAGTTCGACGAAGAGAAGGTCAAGGCCGTCGACATCACGAACGAGAACGGCACCTTCAGCTTCGCGGTGGCGGGCGGCAGCAAGGCCGAGGGCGACGCCGGTGCGAAGGATGCGAAGTGGACCGGGAAGTTCAAGGGCGCGAAGGATCCGGCTGCCAAGGCCATCGAGCGCTTCGACGACGCCAAGGTCAAGGACGCCATCCGCGCCTACAAGGGCCTGAACGCCGACAACTTCGCCGAGGGCAAGACGGACGCGGACACCGGCCTCGACAAGCCGAGCGCGACCATCACCTTCACGCTGGAGGACGGCGCGAAGCGGACGCTCCACATCGGCAAGAGCGCCGAGGGCTCGAGCAAGTGGGCCAAGGTGGAGGGCTCGAGCGAGACCATCAGCGTGGGCTCCTGGGCGGCGGACTGGGCCACCGGCAAGCTCGACAAGTTCCAGAAGCCCGATCCGAAGAAGGGCGATGCCGGCGCGGAGCCGCCGGACATGCCGGGCATGGGAATGCCGCCGGGCATGGGAATGCCGCCGGGCATGGGCATGCCGCCGGGCATGGGCCACGGTCCGGACGACGGCCACGGGCACTGA
- a CDS encoding Uma2 family endonuclease encodes MGDPAPRRATYEDVLSAPPDKVAEIVAGTLRLSPRPAGPHTAAASALGEELGPPFKRGRGGPGGWIILDEPELHLSGDILVPDLGGWRRARLPAVPNRPYFNLAPDWACEVLSPSSEKMDRADKLPIYAREAVGHVWLVNPLEHTLECLRLEASRYSIVGVWRDDARVRAEPFDAFELDLAVLWADVQLE; translated from the coding sequence ATGGGCGATCCCGCACCGCGTCGCGCCACCTACGAGGATGTGCTCAGTGCACCGCCCGACAAGGTGGCCGAGATCGTGGCGGGAACTCTGCGCTTGAGCCCGCGTCCCGCTGGCCCGCACACCGCAGCGGCGAGCGCGCTCGGCGAGGAGCTCGGCCCTCCTTTCAAACGCGGGCGCGGAGGCCCCGGCGGCTGGATCATCCTCGACGAACCGGAGCTCCACCTTTCGGGCGACATCTTGGTCCCGGACCTCGGAGGCTGGAGACGTGCGCGGCTGCCGGCGGTGCCGAACCGACCGTACTTCAACCTCGCACCAGACTGGGCCTGTGAAGTTCTGTCTCCCTCGAGTGAGAAGATGGACCGCGCAGACAAGCTGCCCATCTACGCGCGAGAGGCGGTGGGCCACGTCTGGCTCGTCAACCCACTCGAGCACACGCTGGAGTGCCTGCGGCTCGAGGCCAGTCGGTACAGCATCGTCGGGGTCTGGCGCGACGACGCCCGCGTTCGAGCCGAGCCCTTCGACGCGTTCGAGCTCGACCTGGCAGTCCTCTGGGCGGACGTACAGCTCGAGTGA
- a CDS encoding cupin: MASDAAFDLSRFPVHLGLGATVLRQPELVGASWYDLYGARTSGDGAEGRLVTIHSFSEPWDTWEMHPSGDELVVCLAGRIVLHQEVEGAVRTVALEPHHAVVNPAGVWHTADVSAEATALFITTGLGSENRPR; this comes from the coding sequence ATGGCGAGCGACGCGGCCTTCGATCTCTCCAGGTTTCCCGTTCACCTCGGGCTCGGCGCCACGGTGCTGCGCCAGCCCGAGCTCGTCGGAGCGAGCTGGTACGACCTGTACGGCGCGCGAACCTCGGGCGACGGCGCGGAGGGGCGGCTCGTGACCATCCACAGCTTCAGCGAGCCGTGGGACACCTGGGAGATGCACCCCTCGGGCGACGAGCTGGTGGTGTGCCTGGCGGGCCGCATCGTGCTCCATCAAGAGGTCGAAGGAGCGGTGCGAACGGTCGCCTTGGAGCCGCACCACGCGGTGGTGAACCCGGCCGGGGTCTGGCACACCGCCGACGTGAGCGCCGAGGCGACGGCGCTCTTCATCACCACGGGCCTGGGCAGCGAGAATCGTCCGCGTTGA
- a CDS encoding GldG family protein has product MATQDQKRKAAAQTGLYLVVLLAIAIAANVLSVGMNKRWDRTHTKRYTLSEGSGRLVSNLNSPIQVEAYVTKGLAQVDAFVRDLTDLLKEYERAGKGKFKFTLVEAKTDEQREAAKEAGLQEMAFGETSATGDDQASIAQGYMGLVFKYGSEKGVIPQLAPNRAEGLEFWITNKIREVRDKAENIKHKVGVITGKDELKMTDPNLVPRQGKGAAPSIQSILEQAFPFYDLETVDLKDGETEIDAGFDGIIITQPRKEYTEKELRRVDQFLMRGNKALVVYASAVTLKPQDPKMEATLSWHGLDKLLVGYGFNVQKNAVLDFGAQFRLGVMTATGSVSSIRHPGIAHVINDPRFEGDEKLLDTGFAGFFRMDQVALPFPSSIELKRDAQPEDVKLYAVARTTPAASVVTGENVDMKLRAEWAPKPPYSQHIVAAVAEGKLKSAFGPGELQVPDRSPEPSRVLLVASGLFLTNPFAYAGNGPDLGGQFAMMGAIGGDQQLQMIAQPYARDYLTGTILSVKNTLDWISGDADLLAASAKLLSEPNLTYSSIAKPKIAAEDDEAAIKKKDEEYRTGRKAVQQKVQWSLTLGVPVLFALFGIGRWRYREGKRAQRKL; this is encoded by the coding sequence ATGGCGACGCAAGACCAGAAGCGCAAAGCTGCTGCCCAGACCGGGCTCTACCTCGTAGTGCTGCTCGCCATCGCGATCGCGGCCAACGTGCTCAGCGTGGGCATGAACAAGCGCTGGGATCGCACGCACACCAAGCGCTACACCCTGAGCGAGGGCAGCGGCCGGCTGGTCTCGAACTTGAACAGCCCGATCCAGGTTGAGGCCTACGTCACCAAGGGGCTGGCCCAAGTGGACGCCTTCGTGCGGGACCTCACCGACCTGCTCAAGGAGTACGAGCGCGCCGGCAAGGGCAAGTTCAAGTTCACGCTGGTCGAGGCCAAGACCGACGAGCAACGCGAGGCAGCCAAGGAAGCCGGCCTGCAAGAGATGGCGTTCGGCGAGACCAGCGCCACGGGTGACGATCAGGCCAGCATTGCCCAGGGCTACATGGGCCTGGTCTTCAAGTACGGCAGCGAGAAGGGCGTCATCCCGCAGCTGGCGCCGAACCGCGCCGAGGGCCTGGAGTTCTGGATCACCAACAAGATCCGCGAGGTCCGCGACAAGGCGGAGAACATCAAGCACAAGGTCGGCGTCATCACGGGCAAGGACGAGCTCAAGATGACGGATCCGAACCTGGTGCCGCGGCAGGGCAAGGGCGCTGCGCCCAGCATCCAGAGCATCCTGGAGCAGGCCTTCCCGTTCTACGACCTGGAGACGGTCGATCTGAAGGACGGCGAGACCGAGATCGACGCGGGGTTCGACGGCATCATCATCACGCAGCCGCGCAAGGAGTACACCGAGAAGGAGCTGCGCCGCGTCGACCAGTTCCTGATGCGCGGCAACAAGGCCTTGGTGGTCTACGCCTCGGCGGTCACGCTGAAGCCGCAGGACCCCAAGATGGAGGCCACCCTGTCGTGGCACGGCCTCGACAAGCTGCTCGTGGGCTACGGCTTCAACGTGCAGAAGAACGCCGTGCTCGACTTCGGCGCGCAGTTTCGCCTGGGCGTGATGACGGCGACCGGCTCGGTCAGCTCGATCCGCCACCCCGGCATCGCGCACGTGATCAACGACCCGCGCTTCGAGGGCGACGAGAAGCTGCTCGACACCGGCTTCGCGGGCTTCTTCCGCATGGATCAGGTGGCGCTGCCGTTTCCGTCCAGCATCGAGCTGAAGCGCGACGCGCAGCCCGAGGACGTCAAGCTCTACGCCGTGGCGCGCACCACGCCGGCGGCCAGCGTGGTCACCGGCGAGAACGTGGACATGAAGCTGCGCGCGGAGTGGGCGCCCAAGCCCCCCTACAGCCAGCACATCGTCGCCGCCGTGGCCGAGGGCAAGTTGAAGAGCGCCTTCGGACCGGGCGAGCTCCAGGTCCCGGATCGCTCCCCGGAGCCGTCGCGCGTGTTGCTCGTGGCGTCGGGCCTGTTCTTGACCAACCCCTTCGCCTACGCCGGCAACGGTCCTGACCTGGGCGGTCAGTTCGCGATGATGGGCGCCATCGGCGGCGACCAGCAGCTGCAGATGATCGCGCAGCCCTACGCCCGCGACTACCTGACCGGCACCATCCTGAGCGTGAAGAACACGCTCGACTGGATCAGCGGTGACGCGGATCTCCTGGCGGCGAGCGCGAAGCTCCTGTCCGAGCCGAACCTCACCTACTCGAGCATCGCCAAGCCGAAGATCGCGGCCGAGGACGACGAGGCGGCGATCAAGAAGAAGGACGAGGAGTACCGCACCGGGCGAAAGGCGGTACAGCAGAAGGTGCAGTGGTCGCTCACCCTGGGCGTGCCCGTGCTGTTCGCCCTGTTCGGAATCGGCAGGTGGCGCTACCGCGAAGGCAAGCGCGCGCAGAGGAAACTCTAG
- a CDS encoding ABC transporter permease — MGAMVTIARREFRSNFDSPLAYVVICLSFLALGLMFFMYRGGFWQVDRASLQTMFDYVPFGLSCLVVPVVTMRLIAEEKRSGTLEMLITLPVKDSDVVLGKYFGALGLVLVLVLATLAYPLAMFKFPWVLGSLDYGPIFTGYLGLILFSAAATAIGLLISALTESQSVAFFITFFVLVVLWFLGTVAETQPGTLGSVLAYVSFQSRLQGFNRGLIDTRDVVFFLSVTIIALVVAFRALERRKWA, encoded by the coding sequence ATGGGAGCCATGGTGACGATTGCCCGGCGGGAGTTCCGCTCCAACTTCGATTCGCCGCTCGCGTACGTGGTCATCTGCCTGAGCTTTCTCGCGCTCGGCCTGATGTTCTTCATGTACCGCGGCGGCTTCTGGCAGGTCGATCGCGCGAGCCTTCAGACCATGTTCGACTACGTGCCGTTCGGCCTGTCGTGCCTGGTGGTGCCCGTGGTGACGATGCGGCTGATCGCCGAGGAGAAGCGCAGCGGCACGCTGGAGATGCTGATCACCCTGCCCGTGAAGGACAGCGACGTGGTCCTGGGCAAGTACTTCGGCGCCTTGGGCCTGGTGCTGGTGCTGGTGCTGGCGACCCTCGCCTACCCGTTGGCCATGTTCAAGTTCCCGTGGGTGCTCGGCTCCCTCGACTACGGGCCGATCTTCACGGGGTACCTGGGCTTGATCCTGTTCAGCGCCGCGGCCACGGCCATCGGCCTCTTGATCAGCGCTCTGACCGAGAGCCAATCGGTCGCTTTCTTCATCACCTTCTTCGTGCTGGTGGTGCTCTGGTTCCTGGGCACCGTAGCCGAGACGCAGCCGGGGACCTTGGGCTCGGTGCTCGCTTACGTGAGCTTCCAGTCGCGGCTCCAGGGCTTCAACCGCGGTCTCATCGACACCCGCGACGTGGTTTTCTTCCTGTCGGTCACCATCATCGCGCTGGTGGTCGCTTTCCGGGCGCTCGAGCGCCGCAAGTGGGCGTGA